The Flavobacterium piscisymbiosum genome includes a region encoding these proteins:
- a CDS encoding CDP-alcohol phosphatidyltransferase family protein: MENETQVENHNVIVQRTFSDRKRTNILKRAEQSTIVFLLPKVPKLISPNVLTLIGTLGSGLVFLAFVLGTYFANWYLLLGIIGLVINWLGDSLDGRLAYFRNIPRRWYGFALDIIADWIGIVLIGFGYYIYAENGTQIIAFAFVALYGWSIIISQLRYKITNEYSIDSGFVGPTELRFIIALILILEVLFQGSITYLAGFITILLFIINVIDSLKLLKLGDLRDKNQD; the protein is encoded by the coding sequence ATGGAGAACGAAACACAGGTTGAAAATCATAATGTAATTGTACAACGAACATTTTCAGACCGTAAGAGAACTAATATTTTAAAAAGGGCAGAACAGTCAACGATTGTATTTTTGCTTCCAAAAGTGCCTAAATTAATTTCACCAAACGTACTCACCCTAATTGGTACGCTTGGTTCTGGATTGGTTTTCCTGGCTTTTGTTTTAGGTACTTATTTCGCCAATTGGTATTTACTTTTGGGTATTATTGGTTTGGTTATAAATTGGTTAGGAGATTCATTAGACGGAAGATTGGCTTATTTCAGAAATATTCCACGCCGTTGGTATGGTTTTGCACTCGATATTATTGCCGATTGGATTGGTATTGTACTTATTGGCTTTGGCTACTACATTTATGCTGAAAATGGCACACAAATAATAGCCTTTGCTTTTGTCGCATTGTATGGCTGGTCGATCATCATCAGCCAGTTGCGCTACAAAATAACCAATGAATACAGTATAGATTCCGGATTTGTTGGTCCAACAGAACTAAGGTTTATTATTGCTTTAATTTTAATTCTGGAAGTTTTATTTCAGGGATCAATAACCTATTTGGCTGGTTTCATCACTATTCTCTTATTTATAATCAATGTTATTGATAGCTTAAAACTTTTAAAGCTGGGCGATTTAAGAGATAAAAACCAAGACTGA